Proteins encoded within one genomic window of Nomia melanderi isolate GNS246 chromosome 8, iyNomMela1, whole genome shotgun sequence:
- the LOC116423896 gene encoding dnaJ protein homolog 1 has product MGKDYYNILGINKGATDDEIKKAYRKLALKYHPDKNRSADAEEKFKEIAEAYEVLSDAKKREVYDKFGEEGLKGGAGSAGGAGGGTTYTYHGDPKATFAQFFGSTNPFQTFFEFSDPLGNRVFNFNDDDMDLSDPLGLGIGPQRARGRGPGQSGAFRSHSFNFVEPTGRGGAKDRVQDPAIEHDLCISLEEILTGCTKKMKISRRVMQPNGSIKREDKVLTINVKPGWKAGTKITFQKEGDQGCGKVPADIVFIIRDKPHSLFRREGSDLRYTCKLSLKQALCGTIIEVPTLTGEKITVNLTSKIVKPNLIQRIQGHGLPFPKEPSRKGDLLVSFDIKFPDTLSQSAKDILYDTLPN; this is encoded by the coding sequence ATGGGGAAggattactataatatattagGCATAAACAAAGGTGCCACAGACGATGAGATCAAGAAGGCTTACAGGAAGCTAGCACTGAAGTACCATCCTGACAAGAACAGAAGTGCAGATGCGGAAGAGAAGTTTAAGGAAATAGCGGAGGCTTATGAGGTGTTATCCGATGCAAAGAAGAGGGAAGTCTATGATAAATTCGGTGAAGAAGGATTGAAGGGAGGAGCTGGGTCGGCCGGAGGAGCTGGAGGTGGAACAACGTACACTTACCATGGAGATCCTAAAGCAACGTTTGCTCAATTCTTTGGCTCTACGAATCCCTTCCAAACCTTCTTCGAATTTAGTGATCCATTAGGAAATAGGGTATTCAATTTCAACGATGATGACATGGATCTGAGTGACCCGCTTGGTCTGGGGATTGGACCACAACGTGCACGCGGACGCGGACCTGGCCAGAGTGGAGCCTTCAGGTCGCATTCGTTCAACTTTGTGGAGCCCACAGGCAGGGGAGGAGCTAAGGACCGTGTTCAAGATCCAGCTATAGAACACGACTTGTGTATCAGCTTGGAGGAAATTCTGACTGGCTGTACGAAGAAGATGAAGATCTCCAGGAGGGTTATGCAACCTAACGGATCCATCAAGAGGGAAGACAAAGTTCTAACGATCAACGTAAAACCAGGATGGAAGGCTGGCACCAAAATCACTTTCCAGAAAGAAGGAGACCAAGGCTGTGGGAAAGTCCCAGCGGACATCGTTTTCATCATCAGGGATAAGCCACACTCATTGTTCAGAAGAGAGGGCAGCGACCTAAGATACACTTGCAAATTGAGTTTAAAACAAGCGTTATGCGGCACTATCATCGAAGTTCCTACGCTTACCggcgagaagatcaccgtcaaTCTGACGAGCAAAATTGTTAAACCAAATTTGATTCAGAGGATTCAAGGTCACGGCCTACCATTCCCGAAGGAACCATCAAGGAAAGGCGATCTTCTGGTATCGTTCGATATAAAGTTCCCTGACACGTTATCACAAAGTGCTAAGGACATATTGTACGACACCCTGCCAAATTGA